From Calothrix sp. PCC 6303, a single genomic window includes:
- a CDS encoding single-stranded DNA-binding protein, with protein sequence MSINVITLIGRVGNDPEMKYFESGSVKCRLTLAVNRRSRDNEQTDWFNLELWGKTAEVAGNYVQKGKQIAVKGALKFDSWTDARTGANRSSPVILVDQLELLGSKRDADAGGMSDFNSDNF encoded by the coding sequence ATGAGTATAAATGTTATCACGCTTATCGGTCGTGTTGGTAATGACCCAGAAATGAAATATTTTGAATCGGGTAGTGTCAAGTGTAGGCTAACTTTGGCAGTTAATCGACGTTCCCGTGATAATGAGCAAACAGACTGGTTTAATTTAGAGTTGTGGGGAAAAACGGCAGAGGTTGCTGGTAATTATGTCCAGAAAGGCAAGCAAATAGCTGTTAAAGGAGCTTTGAAGTTTGATTCATGGACTGATGCTCGTACAGGTGCTAACCGTTCCTCCCCTGTAATTTTAGTAGATCAGTTAGAACTGTTAGGTTCTAAGAGAGATGCAGATGCTGGGGGAATGAGTGATTTTAACTCCGATAATTTTTAG
- the mreC gene encoding rod shape-determining protein MreC: protein MFTTRRWWERRGLQVGLLGLVVGSAFILRQTQGSFLLELYRGISRPLEILQAGPTKEDHLRNAKVLELQTQVVDLQNQNQQLKKMLSYTEKAPANVTPIPARVIGRSADNWWQQITLNRGTAAGVKEGDIIKAEGGLVGIVDQATTNTSRVLLISDLKSRVGVNISRTGAQGVLRGGGGVEGILEFNEKYPNVKIGDVISTSTYSQKFPSGLAIGQIKSLDLQRSAGSIANVKLFPPISSLDWVMVYPYTEEQTAQQQPTDPGKSTTSTTNPQKTN, encoded by the coding sequence ATGTTTACAACGCGTCGGTGGTGGGAGCGTCGAGGATTACAGGTAGGTTTACTGGGTTTGGTAGTAGGTAGTGCTTTTATCCTCCGACAAACTCAAGGTTCATTTCTGTTGGAACTTTACCGAGGGATCAGTCGCCCCTTAGAAATTTTACAAGCGGGACCAACCAAAGAAGACCATCTACGTAATGCGAAAGTCCTAGAACTACAAACCCAAGTTGTTGACTTGCAGAATCAGAATCAACAACTCAAGAAAATGCTTAGTTATACCGAAAAAGCACCAGCTAATGTAACCCCCATTCCAGCAAGGGTAATTGGACGTAGTGCTGATAATTGGTGGCAACAAATTACCCTCAACCGTGGTACTGCTGCTGGTGTCAAAGAAGGCGATATTATTAAAGCTGAAGGCGGATTAGTTGGAATTGTAGACCAAGCTACAACTAATACCAGCCGCGTTCTATTGATTAGCGATCTCAAAAGCCGAGTGGGAGTGAACATCAGCCGTACAGGTGCCCAGGGGGTGCTACGTGGTGGTGGTGGAGTTGAAGGAATCCTGGAATTCAATGAAAAATATCCCAATGTCAAAATTGGTGACGTTATTTCTACATCAACCTATAGCCAAAAGTTTCCCTCAGGGTTAGCAATTGGACAAATCAAATCTTTAGATTTACAACGTTCTGCTGGCTCAATTGCCAACGTTAAGCTGTTTCCACCAATCAGTTCTTTAGATTGGGTAATGGTTTATCCCTATACTGAAGAACAAACAGCGCAACAACAGCCGACAGATCCCGGCAAATCAACCACGTCAACTACAAATCCCCAGAAGACTAACTAG
- the mreD gene encoding rod shape-determining protein MreD — protein MKMLAIWGNKRTKSKSQSLQRKSEHKSQSRKSQPQKAKSQFKPIASWQPRTRAIVDYLIMFSSVMLCLMMLPTRLPGMELLGIGPNWLLIWVVAWSVKRSPWQGAIAGVILGLLQDAMTSSNPTHALSLGLVGLVTGLLQKQRFIQEDFISIALIVFVMAGISETLFALQLVLSSIQLADGTQYYRVAADVWMYFQKVALASAILSSLWAPVVYFPLNRWWQKLKLAEQA, from the coding sequence ATGAAAATGCTAGCTATATGGGGAAATAAACGTACTAAGTCTAAATCGCAATCATTGCAGCGAAAATCTGAGCATAAGTCGCAGTCACGGAAATCGCAACCACAAAAAGCAAAAAGCCAGTTTAAGCCAATTGCCAGTTGGCAACCTAGAACCCGTGCTATCGTTGACTATCTAATTATGTTTAGTTCGGTGATGTTGTGCTTGATGATGTTACCAACTAGACTTCCGGGAATGGAATTATTAGGTATTGGACCAAATTGGCTATTGATTTGGGTGGTAGCATGGAGTGTAAAACGTAGTCCGTGGCAAGGTGCGATCGCTGGTGTTATCTTAGGCTTATTACAGGATGCAATGACTTCCAGCAATCCCACCCATGCTTTGAGTTTAGGCTTGGTTGGCTTAGTCACTGGTTTGCTGCAAAAACAGCGATTTATCCAAGAAGATTTTATTTCCATCGCCCTAATTGTATTTGTGATGGCAGGAATTTCCGAAACCTTGTTCGCATTACAATTGGTTTTGTCTAGTATTCAACTTGCAGATGGTACACAATACTATCGTGTGGCGGCTGATGTGTGGATGTATTTCCAAAAAGTAGCCCTAGCATCGGCAATTCTCAGTAGTCTGTGGGCACCTGTTGTTTATTTTCCTTTAAATCGCTGGTGGCAGAAGCTGAAATTGGCGGAACAAGCTTAG
- a CDS encoding EVE domain-containing protein has protein sequence MAYWLLKTEPQTYSYEDLVTEGVGVWDGVNNNLALKNMRAIALGDLAFIYHTGKERQIIGIAEVTRAAYPDPKLDDEKRVVIDVKALEKIPQSVTLNQIKQDKNFENFDLLRISRLSVVPVSELHWQMILKLGSYC, from the coding sequence ATGGCGTATTGGCTGTTGAAAACCGAACCCCAAACCTATAGCTATGAAGATTTAGTGACTGAAGGTGTAGGTGTTTGGGATGGGGTGAATAATAATTTAGCCTTAAAGAACATGCGCGCGATCGCATTGGGAGATTTAGCCTTTATTTACCATACAGGTAAGGAGCGACAAATTATCGGGATTGCCGAAGTTACCCGTGCAGCTTACCCAGATCCTAAATTAGATGACGAAAAACGGGTAGTAATTGATGTTAAAGCACTAGAAAAAATTCCCCAATCAGTCACACTCAACCAAATCAAGCAGGATAAAAACTTTGAAAACTTTGATTTGCTAAGAATTTCACGCTTATCTGTAGTCCCAGTTTCGGAACTACACTGGCAAATGATTTTAAAACTGGGTAGTTATTGCTGA
- the ribD gene encoding bifunctional diaminohydroxyphosphoribosylaminopyrimidine deaminase/5-amino-6-(5-phosphoribosylamino)uracil reductase RibD: MLTDASNLELEVVGSDFDRVMMQRCLELARRALGMTSPNPLVGAVIVKDGKIIGEGFHPRAGEPHAEVFALRDAGKRSHGATAYVSLEPCNHYGRTPPCSEALINAGVARVVVGMMDPNPLVAGGGIARLRDAGIEVLVGVEEAACRKLNEGFIHRMLYQRPLGILKYAMTLDGKIATTTGNSAWVTNQESRQVVHQLRVACDAVVVGGNTVRQDNPYLTSHQVGVHNPVRVVMSRTLDLPVNARLWQITEAPTLVLTETGANPDFQAMLRNQGVEVVELPLLSPDAAMVYFYERGFCNVLWECGGTLAASAIASGAIQKILAFIAPKIIGGDHAPTPVGNLGLTSMNEALTLENIDTRLIGSDLLIEGYLPIKHT, from the coding sequence ATGCTCACGGATGCATCAAATTTGGAATTAGAAGTAGTCGGAAGTGATTTCGATAGAGTGATGATGCAGCGGTGCTTAGAACTTGCTCGTCGTGCTTTGGGAATGACATCACCCAATCCCTTAGTAGGGGCAGTAATTGTTAAAGATGGGAAAATCATTGGGGAAGGTTTTCATCCCCGTGCAGGAGAACCCCATGCAGAAGTATTTGCTTTGAGAGATGCGGGAAAGCGATCGCATGGAGCAACCGCCTATGTTAGTCTGGAACCTTGTAACCATTATGGACGAACTCCTCCCTGTTCGGAAGCCCTGATTAATGCAGGTGTGGCGAGGGTTGTGGTGGGAATGATGGATCCCAATCCGCTAGTGGCTGGGGGTGGTATTGCTCGTTTGCGTGATGCTGGGATCGAAGTTTTGGTGGGGGTGGAAGAAGCCGCTTGTAGGAAGTTGAACGAAGGCTTTATCCATCGGATGCTTTACCAGCGTCCCTTGGGTATTCTCAAATATGCCATGACTTTAGATGGCAAAATTGCCACAACAACAGGTAACAGTGCTTGGGTGACTAATCAGGAATCTCGTCAGGTGGTGCATCAATTACGGGTAGCTTGTGATGCTGTTGTGGTGGGTGGAAATACTGTCAGACAAGATAATCCTTATTTAACTAGTCATCAGGTGGGAGTGCATAACCCCGTGCGGGTGGTGATGAGTCGCACCCTTGATTTACCTGTGAATGCGCGACTGTGGCAAATTACAGAGGCTCCAACTTTAGTTTTGACTGAAACTGGAGCTAATCCAGATTTCCAAGCCATGCTGCGAAACCAAGGTGTGGAAGTGGTGGAACTGCCATTACTGTCACCAGATGCGGCAATGGTATATTTTTACGAGCGGGGTTTTTGTAATGTCCTATGGGAGTGTGGTGGTACTTTAGCCGCAAGTGCGATCGCATCCGGTGCCATCCAAAAGATTTTAGCCTTTATTGCCCCCAAAATTATCGGCGGAGATCATGCTCCTACACCAGTTGGGAACTTAGGTTTGACTAGCATGAATGAAGCTTTGACTCTCGAAAATATCGATACGCGTTTGATTGGTTCAGATTTGTTGATTGAAGGATATTTACCAATCAAGCATACTTAA
- a CDS encoding cation:proton antiporter — protein MHLDLVSFSLPTFPLLASTSETVDSSLVLAGVLLSLLVSYLASKLGGELANRLGLPTVLGELIGGVIIGVSVLHLLVFPGEGIDASSSAIMRFLELTDGLSPAAANSVFEAQSEVISILAELGVIILLFEIGLESNLKDLMAVGIQAVVVACVGVVVPFVAGTAGLMIIFGLPAIPSIFAGAALTATSIGITSKVLSEMGKLNSKEGQIILGAAVIDDILGIIVLAVVASLAKDGAVDVGNVVYLIVSATGFLLGAIALGNLFNKAFVGVVNKLKTRGELIIPAFIFAFAMAYLADAIQLEAILGSFAAGLVLEETEKRKELQKLILPIADMLVPVFFVVVGSKTDLSVLNPAVPSNREGLIMATFLVTVAIIGKVVTGLSVFGIPQINRLAIGVGMIPRGEVGLVFLGIGSSIGILSKPLEAAIIVMVIVTTFLAPPLLKFVFPEQNTTQLKSVDSE, from the coding sequence ATGCATTTAGATTTAGTTTCCTTCTCATTACCCACATTCCCCTTATTAGCATCCACTAGCGAAACTGTAGATAGTTCGCTGGTATTAGCAGGGGTATTGTTGAGTTTATTAGTTAGTTATCTTGCCAGCAAACTCGGTGGAGAGTTAGCAAATCGATTAGGACTTCCTACCGTTTTAGGAGAACTTATTGGTGGTGTCATTATTGGTGTTTCTGTCTTGCACCTGTTGGTATTTCCCGGTGAAGGAATTGATGCTTCAAGTTCCGCGATTATGCGCTTTTTAGAATTAACTGATGGTTTAAGTCCAGCAGCAGCTAACAGCGTATTTGAAGCACAGTCGGAAGTAATTTCGATTTTGGCAGAGTTGGGTGTCATTATCCTGCTATTTGAAATTGGCTTGGAGTCAAATCTCAAAGATTTAATGGCAGTGGGTATCCAAGCAGTAGTTGTTGCCTGTGTTGGGGTTGTGGTACCCTTCGTAGCAGGTACAGCCGGATTAATGATAATTTTTGGTCTTCCTGCCATCCCATCGATTTTCGCAGGGGCAGCATTAACAGCCACCAGTATTGGTATTACTTCCAAAGTTCTCTCAGAAATGGGAAAACTCAACTCCAAAGAAGGGCAAATTATCCTCGGTGCAGCCGTCATCGATGATATTTTGGGGATAATCGTCTTGGCAGTTGTCGCCAGTCTTGCCAAAGATGGGGCTGTGGATGTTGGCAACGTTGTATACTTAATCGTGAGCGCTACGGGTTTCTTGTTAGGCGCGATCGCACTCGGTAATTTATTCAATAAAGCCTTTGTGGGAGTTGTCAATAAACTCAAAACACGCGGCGAACTAATTATACCTGCGTTTATCTTCGCTTTTGCTATGGCATATCTTGCCGATGCGATTCAACTAGAGGCAATTTTAGGTTCCTTTGCAGCTGGCTTAGTTTTGGAAGAAACCGAAAAACGTAAGGAACTCCAAAAGCTAATTCTCCCCATCGCTGACATGTTAGTCCCAGTCTTCTTTGTCGTAGTTGGTTCAAAAACAGATCTCAGCGTCCTCAATCCAGCAGTTCCTAGCAACCGTGAAGGTTTAATTATGGCAACCTTCCTAGTTACTGTTGCCATCATTGGTAAAGTTGTCACAGGTTTAAGTGTATTTGGAATTCCCCAAATTAACCGTTTAGCCATCGGAGTCGGGATGATTCCCCGTGGTGAAGTCGGATTAGTATTTTTGGGCATAGGTTCCAGTATTGGGATTCTTTCCAAACCATTGGAAGCAGCAATTATCGTCATGGTAATTGTTACGACTTTTTTAGCACCTCCACTGCTAAAATTTGTCTTTCCTGAACAAAACACAACCCAGTTGAAATCAGTGGATAGTGAATAG
- a CDS encoding SIMPL domain-containing protein, with the protein MHPIAKSTPIVNFGKLWQTLPAALLLCMSFTQPSLAEEKERMYRTLSVSGRGVESIATTLSQVNVGVEVQGKSVQEVQQEAARKSSAVVTLLKSRNVEKLQTTGINLNPIYNYTNNTQKITGYSATNTVSFRISTDKTGNLLDDVVKAGATRIDGISFVASDDAIASAQKQALRKATQEAQQQADAVFGTLGLKSKEVVGIQINNASTPPPIYRAFEKGSVRMADAANVTTPVVGGEQQVEASVTLQISY; encoded by the coding sequence ATGCATCCAATCGCTAAATCTACCCCAATTGTCAATTTTGGTAAATTGTGGCAAACTTTACCAGCAGCTTTGTTATTGTGTATGAGCTTTACTCAACCAAGCTTGGCAGAAGAAAAAGAACGTATGTACAGGACTTTAAGCGTCAGTGGACGTGGTGTTGAATCCATTGCTACTACTCTTTCCCAAGTCAATGTTGGTGTGGAAGTCCAAGGTAAAAGTGTTCAAGAAGTTCAACAGGAAGCAGCGCGTAAATCATCTGCTGTGGTGACACTTCTCAAATCGCGGAATGTGGAGAAGTTACAAACAACAGGAATTAATCTCAACCCAATTTATAACTACACCAATAATACCCAAAAAATCACAGGTTACAGCGCTACCAACACTGTAAGTTTTCGTATTTCCACTGATAAAACTGGTAATCTATTAGACGATGTAGTCAAAGCTGGAGCAACACGTATTGATGGTATTAGTTTCGTTGCTAGCGATGACGCGATCGCATCCGCACAGAAACAAGCATTACGAAAAGCTACCCAAGAAGCTCAACAACAAGCGGATGCAGTATTTGGGACTTTGGGTTTAAAATCGAAGGAAGTTGTTGGGATTCAAATTAATAACGCCAGCACTCCACCACCAATTTACCGCGCATTTGAGAAAGGGTCGGTACGAATGGCAGATGCTGCAAACGTTACCACTCCTGTTGTTGGTGGAGAACAGCAAGTGGAAGCCTCAGTAACTTTACAAATTAGTTATTAA
- a CDS encoding glycerophosphodiester phosphodiesterase family protein codes for MANVTLKGFATLPADTFAAGPQSGKGISANGRTGLFPGQPVQGFSGVQFANENEFWFMADNGFGAKTNSSDFLLRIYKVNPSFRGIENGDGTVQVGNFIQLADPDKKATFKITNEGTSERLLTGADFDIESFNIAKDNTIWIGDEFGPYLLHFDTTGKLLEAPIPTPNIVKLNTLNGEAPLVIGHRGASGELPEHTLAAYKLAIDRGADFIEPDLVATKDGILVARHEPNIINTTDVADRPEFANRKTTKIVDGVAEEGFFVSDFTLAELKTIRAKMPQDFRTQAFNGVLEIPTLDEIINLVKQEEALTGKKIGIYPETKHPTYHDSLGLSLEEKLVDTLVKNNFTDPKRVFIQSFETSNLKELHSEIMPKAGIDIPLVQLFDAADVRLDGSLIEVQPYDFVVNGDSRTYADLRTREGLQEIASYADGIGPWKRMIVSVKGVDSNNDGIADDVNKDGVVNDADKTTLPPTSLVNDAHKAGLQVHPYTFRNEGRYLAKDYNGNPELEYQQFINLGVDGYFTDFPGTGDLVRDQIVSPFVRSPQNADVLKSNEFKTLDKNPPIVIGHRGASGDRPEHTLAAYKLAIASGADFIEPDLVVTKDGILVARHENALAILNADGSLNNTDTSTDVYERPEFANRLTTKVIDGRSVKGWFAEDFTLAELKTLNAIERLPALRGTRFNNDKLQVPTLDEIIDLVQQVEKETGRKIGIYPETKHPTYFATEGKYIDGTPINVSLGQKLIDTLVAQNFTDPKRVFIQSFEISNLQELNDVIMPQAKVDLPLVQLFGGASDRPYDFRVKNDPRTYGDLTKPAELTDIAKYAAGIGPNKRLIVPAGSDGKLLAPTTLIQDAHSAGLLVHLYTLRSEPVFLASEYKGNPVNEYKQFIELGVDGFFTDFPGLGDTIRDLYAGKPPVSNLGGSRGFEGMAISPDKTKLYPLLEGTVVGDAPGSLRIYDFDIATKQYQGLVGYYQMESSTNAIGDFAVINANEYLVIERDNNQGDAAKFKKIFKVDFSQKDANGFVAKEEIANLLNIQDPNDLNQDGSTTFEFPFVTIEDVLVIDENTILVANDNNYPFSLGRPPAIDNNEILILGLDKPLKVDPRVGIAGQNLPKIEILGTKGDDVLYGSNLDELFDAGEGNNTIYGNEGKNIFIAGNGNNIAYGGSSDDVFFFGKGNNVIYGNEGINKITTSSGNNLIYGGSQGDVIYTGAGNDVIYANGGNNVISSGTGNDTVYTGSGADKFILDAGTGSATIIGYGANDQISRGSTLAANSVLSVTITGNDTLISAGGDLLATLKDVQLKSVSII; via the coding sequence ATGGCAAACGTCACTCTCAAAGGTTTTGCAACACTTCCAGCGGATACATTTGCAGCAGGTCCCCAATCTGGTAAAGGTATTTCTGCTAATGGTCGCACAGGTTTATTTCCTGGACAACCTGTACAGGGTTTTAGCGGGGTGCAATTTGCAAATGAAAATGAATTTTGGTTCATGGCGGATAATGGGTTTGGGGCTAAAACTAATAGTTCTGATTTTCTCTTACGAATTTACAAAGTTAATCCTAGTTTTCGCGGTATCGAAAATGGTGATGGGACTGTTCAAGTTGGTAACTTTATTCAGTTAGCTGATCCTGATAAAAAAGCTACGTTTAAAATTACGAATGAAGGAACTAGCGAACGTTTACTAACTGGTGCTGATTTTGATATTGAATCGTTCAATATTGCCAAAGATAATACCATTTGGATTGGGGATGAGTTTGGACCCTATCTACTACATTTTGATACTACTGGAAAGTTATTAGAAGCTCCCATTCCAACCCCAAATATTGTTAAATTAAACACACTTAATGGCGAAGCACCTTTGGTAATTGGACATCGTGGTGCAAGTGGGGAGTTACCAGAACATACTTTAGCTGCGTACAAATTAGCTATCGATAGGGGTGCTGATTTTATCGAACCAGATTTAGTTGCTACTAAAGATGGGATTTTGGTAGCGCGTCACGAACCTAATATTATTAATACTACCGATGTTGCCGACCGTCCAGAGTTTGCTAACCGCAAGACTACAAAGATAGTTGATGGTGTAGCTGAGGAAGGTTTTTTTGTTTCTGACTTTACTTTGGCAGAATTGAAAACCATCCGCGCTAAAATGCCCCAAGATTTCCGTACCCAAGCTTTTAATGGGGTGTTGGAAATTCCGACTTTGGATGAAATCATCAATTTGGTGAAGCAGGAAGAAGCTTTAACTGGGAAGAAAATTGGGATTTATCCAGAAACAAAGCATCCAACTTACCATGATTCCTTGGGTTTATCGTTGGAAGAGAAGTTAGTTGATACCTTGGTGAAAAATAATTTCACTGATCCTAAGCGGGTATTTATTCAGTCTTTTGAAACCAGTAATCTCAAGGAACTGCATAGCGAAATCATGCCCAAAGCTGGGATTGATATTCCTTTGGTACAGTTATTCGATGCTGCGGATGTACGGTTGGATGGTTCTTTAATTGAGGTTCAACCTTACGATTTTGTCGTGAATGGTGATTCCCGCACCTATGCAGACTTACGAACCCGGGAAGGATTGCAGGAAATCGCTAGCTATGCAGATGGAATTGGTCCCTGGAAGCGGATGATTGTGTCTGTGAAGGGTGTGGATAGTAATAATGATGGAATTGCTGATGATGTGAATAAAGATGGTGTGGTGAATGATGCTGATAAAACCACCTTACCACCCACATCCTTAGTTAACGATGCACACAAAGCTGGATTACAGGTGCATCCCTACACCTTCCGTAATGAGGGGCGCTATTTAGCAAAAGATTATAACGGGAATCCAGAATTAGAATATCAACAGTTTATTAATTTGGGTGTTGATGGGTACTTTACCGACTTTCCGGGAACAGGGGATTTGGTACGAGATCAGATTGTATCCCCATTTGTACGTTCTCCCCAGAATGCGGATGTGCTGAAAAGCAATGAATTTAAAACCCTGGATAAAAATCCCCCAATTGTAATTGGACATAGGGGTGCAAGCGGTGATAGACCTGAGCATACCTTAGCTGCGTACAAACTAGCGATCGCATCCGGTGCAGACTTCATTGAACCCGACCTAGTTGTCACTAAAGATGGTATTTTGGTGGCACGTCATGAGAATGCTTTGGCAATTCTCAATGCTGATGGAAGTTTGAATAATACTGATACCAGTACAGATGTCTATGAACGTCCGGAGTTTGCCAACCGTCTCACCACCAAAGTCATTGATGGACGCAGTGTTAAAGGTTGGTTTGCTGAAGATTTTACCTTAGCAGAGCTCAAAACCCTCAATGCGATTGAACGTTTACCAGCTTTGCGAGGAACTCGCTTTAATAACGATAAACTGCAAGTTCCTACTTTGGATGAAATCATTGATTTAGTTCAACAAGTTGAGAAGGAAACTGGACGTAAAATTGGGATTTATCCAGAAACTAAGCATCCAACATACTTTGCTACTGAAGGAAAGTACATTGATGGGACACCAATTAACGTCAGCTTGGGACAAAAACTTATTGATACCCTGGTTGCCCAAAACTTTACTGACCCCAAACGAGTATTTATTCAGTCATTTGAAATCAGTAATCTCCAGGAACTGAATGATGTGATTATGCCCCAGGCAAAAGTAGATTTGCCCTTGGTGCAGCTATTTGGTGGCGCAAGCGATCGCCCTTACGATTTTAGGGTGAAAAATGACCCCCGTACCTACGGCGACCTCACAAAACCAGCTGAACTTACAGATATTGCCAAGTATGCAGCAGGCATTGGTCCCAACAAACGCTTAATTGTCCCTGCGGGTAGTGATGGTAAGTTGTTAGCACCAACTACTTTAATTCAGGATGCTCACAGCGCCGGATTGCTTGTACATCTTTATACTCTCAGAAGCGAACCTGTATTTTTGGCTTCTGAGTACAAGGGTAATCCAGTTAACGAATACAAGCAGTTTATTGAGTTGGGTGTAGATGGTTTCTTTACTGATTTCCCTGGTCTCGGTGATACCATCCGCGATCTTTATGCTGGTAAACCTCCTGTCTCCAATTTGGGAGGTTCTAGGGGTTTTGAAGGAATGGCAATTAGTCCCGATAAAACTAAGTTGTACCCCCTCCTAGAAGGTACAGTTGTGGGAGATGCACCAGGTTCCCTGAGAATCTATGATTTTGATATTGCTACCAAACAGTATCAAGGTTTAGTTGGTTATTACCAAATGGAAAGTTCCACCAATGCAATTGGGGATTTCGCTGTTATCAATGCCAATGAATATTTGGTGATTGAGCGGGATAATAATCAGGGGGATGCAGCCAAATTCAAGAAAATCTTTAAAGTGGACTTTTCTCAAAAGGATGCCAATGGGTTTGTTGCTAAAGAGGAAATTGCTAATTTACTCAATATCCAAGATCCAAACGACCTGAATCAAGATGGCAGCACTACTTTCGAGTTTCCTTTCGTAACCATCGAAGATGTCTTAGTTATCGATGAAAACACGATTTTGGTAGCTAATGACAACAATTATCCCTTTTCTTTGGGTCGTCCCCCTGCAATCGATAATAACGAGATTCTGATTCTCGGTTTGGATAAACCATTGAAGGTAGATCCCCGTGTTGGTATTGCTGGACAAAATCTCCCAAAAATCGAAATACTGGGTACCAAAGGTGATGATGTCCTTTACGGTAGTAACCTAGATGAACTCTTTGACGCTGGGGAAGGAAATAACACCATCTATGGTAACGAAGGTAAAAATATCTTCATTGCTGGTAATGGTAATAACATCGCTTATGGTGGTTCTAGCGATGATGTGTTTTTCTTCGGGAAGGGAAATAACGTAATTTATGGCAACGAGGGAATTAATAAAATTACCACTAGTTCCGGGAATAACTTGATTTACGGTGGTTCCCAGGGTGATGTAATCTACACTGGTGCAGGAAATGATGTAATTTATGCTAACGGTGGAAATAATGTGATTTCTTCTGGTACCGGTAATGATACTGTCTACACAGGTAGCGGTGCTGACAAGTTCATTTTAGATGCTGGTACAGGTTCTGCAACCATCATCGGTTACGGTGCAAATGATCAAATTAGTCGCGGTAGCACCCTTGCTGCGAATAGTGTTTTATCGGTGACTATCACTGGTAATGATACTTTAATTAGCGCAGGTGGTGATTTACTAGCAACTTTGAAAGATGTGCAGTTGAAATCAGTGAGCATTATCTAA
- a CDS encoding rod shape-determining protein: MGIDLGTANTLVYVSGKGIVLQEPSVVAIDQVEKVALAVGEEAKKMLGRTPGNVIALRPLRDGVIADFDTAELMLKHFIQRVNEGKSLVLPRIVIGIPSGVTGVERRAVMDAAAQAGAREVYLIDEPVAAAIGAGLPVIDPTGNMIIDIGGGTTEVAILSLHGTVLSESVRIAGDELTDSIIQYLKKVHNLVIGERTAEDIKIRIGSAYPSLNDEEAMMEVRGLHLLSGLPRTVTIKAPEIRESMSEPLSVIVEAVKRTLERTPPELASDIIDRGIMLAGGGALLKGIDTLISHETGIVTHVAADPLCCVVLGTGRVLENFKQHERVFTARSR, from the coding sequence ATGGGTATCGATCTCGGCACCGCGAACACCTTAGTTTATGTATCTGGTAAAGGCATTGTCCTCCAAGAACCTTCCGTAGTTGCCATTGATCAAGTTGAAAAAGTGGCGCTAGCAGTGGGAGAAGAAGCAAAAAAAATGCTTGGTAGAACACCAGGAAATGTGATTGCCCTCCGCCCCTTGCGCGATGGTGTAATTGCTGATTTTGATACTGCCGAGTTAATGCTAAAGCACTTTATCCAACGTGTAAACGAGGGTAAATCCCTGGTTTTACCTCGGATTGTCATTGGCATTCCCAGCGGGGTGACAGGTGTAGAAAGACGCGCTGTGATGGATGCAGCGGCTCAAGCAGGTGCTAGAGAAGTATACTTAATTGATGAACCTGTTGCAGCCGCAATTGGTGCTGGTTTACCAGTTATCGATCCCACCGGGAACATGATTATTGATATTGGTGGTGGTACAACCGAAGTAGCAATTTTGAGTCTTCACGGAACTGTACTGAGCGAATCAGTGAGGATTGCTGGGGATGAACTAACTGATTCAATTATCCAATACTTGAAAAAAGTTCATAATTTGGTAATTGGTGAGCGCACCGCAGAAGATATTAAAATCCGCATCGGTTCAGCTTATCCAAGTTTGAATGATGAAGAGGCAATGATGGAAGTTAGAGGTTTACATCTGCTTTCAGGATTACCACGTACTGTCACAATCAAAGCACCTGAGATTCGTGAAAGTATGTCCGAACCTTTATCTGTAATTGTTGAAGCTGTGAAGCGGACTTTGGAGCGGACACCTCCAGAACTTGCGTCTGATATCATTGACAGAGGTATTATGTTGGCTGGTGGTGGTGCTTTACTCAAAGGCATTGATACTTTAATTAGCCACGAAACAGGAATTGTCACCCATGTTGCTGCTGACCCACTGTGTTGTGTAGTATTGGGTACTGGTCGTGTTTTAGAAAACTTCAAGCAACACGAGCGAGTTTTTACCGCGCGATCGCGTTAA